Part of the Methylomonas rapida genome is shown below.
AGCGTCTTTGCTGGATAGCTCTACTTCGGCATTGATGATGTATTCATAATTGCCAATGCTCCATGCATTTGTCGGTTGGCTGGGAAAAGAGATCGTGGTGTCGGAATCCAGCTTGCTGTTGATGTAGCTGTTGCACTGAGTAAACGCAAGGGCAGTCATGTCGTTCGAAATCGGCATGGGATTGGCTTCGTCTTTGCTTTCAACTAAAAACAAGTCAGATGCGGCAATCTCGAGCAATATCGGCTGAACGACCTTGCTTTGCAATGAATATAACAGAATGAGGCCGACGGCCAACAGGATTAGTTTCTTTGGTTTCATGACTCGGTTCGGTGGATGTGATGGCAAAAAAATATGCTAACTCTTCGAGAATTCTAGCAAAAAAATTATTGGCTGCGTTAAGCGATTAACGAGCGGAAATGGCGGGTCGAAAGAAGATTTGGAAAAATCTCAATATTGTCTTGACAAGGAATCTTGTGGTGGTAGACTCCCTCGCACTCTCAGGGAGGTGGGTGGATCATCCGAAATCGGGTGATTCGGTATAACAGGAAAAAACAAAGAACTCCCGGCTTATCCGGGGATTTTTAAATCTTTTAGGAGGTAGAAATGGCTGCTACAACTGAATCAGTTAAGGCTGATGCTGCGGAAGCACCGCTTTTAAACAAAAGAAACCTGACACTAGGCGTTTTGCTGTATCTGGTTTTCTATTCTTTCATTCGTTGGTACGAAGGCGTCTACGGCTGGTCAGCTGGTCTGGACTCATTTGCTCCAGAGTTTGAAACATACTGGATGAACATGCTGTACATCGAGATCGTAGCCGAAGTTGTCCTGTTCGCAGGTATCAACGGTTACATCTGGAAAACCCGTGATCGCAAAGTAATGTCAATCACTCCACGTGAAGAACTGCGTCGTCATTTCACACACTGGACATGGTTGGTTTGCTACGGTTGGGCAATCTACTGGGGTGCTTCTTACTTCACCGAGCAAGACGGTACTTGGCATCAAACCATCGTTCGTGATACTGACTTTACTCCAAGTCACATCATCGAATTTTACCTGTCATACCCAATTTACATCATCACTGGCACAGCTTCTTTCATGTACGCTAAAACCAGACTGCCTACCTATCAAGAAGGTCTGCATTTGATGTATTTGGTTGTTGTTATTGGTCCGTTCATGATTCTGCCAAACGTTGGTTTGAACGAATGGGGTCACACATTCTGGTTTATGGAAGAGTTGTTCGTTGCTCCATTGCACTACGGTTTCGTATTCTTTGGTTGGGCTGCTCTGGGTATTCTGGGTGTGTTGAATACCGAAGTTATGGCAATTGCCAAATTGCTGAAAAAAGACCTGGCTTAATCGCTTAAGTCTAAAAGTAAAATACTATCTCCTTTCTTGCCCCGTCTAGGCGGGGCAAGATAAAGGGAAAGTAACAAAAAATATAATTTTAATTCTTTAGGAGGTAAGCTAATGAGCGCATCTCAATCAGCTGTACGTTCTCGTGCGGAAGCGGTACAAGTTTCCCGTACGTTTGACTGGATGATTCTTTTTACACTGTTCACAGCGGTTCTGGGCGGTTATCACATTCACTATATGTTGACTGGTGGTGACTGGGACTTCTGGACTGACTGGAAAGATAGGCGTCTATGGGTAACCGTAGCTCCTATCGTTTCTATTACTTTCCCTGCGGCTGTTCAAGCTTGCTTATGGTGGAGATACCGTTTGCCTGTGGGTGCAACCTTGTCGGTTATTGCCCTGATGGTCGGTGAATGGATCAACAGATATTTGAATTTCTGGGGTTGGACATACTTCCCAGTGAATTTTGTATTCCCATCAAACTTGCTGCCAGGCGCTATCGTTCTGGACGTAATCCTGATGTTGGGTAACAGCATGACCCTGACCGCTGTTGTTGGTGGTTTGGCTTATGGTTTGTTGTTCTACCCAGGCAACTGGCCAATCATTGCTCCTCTGCACGTTCCTGTTGAATACAACGGCATGATGATGACTCTGGCTGACTTGCAAGGTTACCACTATGTTCGTACCGGTACACCTGAGTACATCCGTATGGTAGAGAAAGGTACATTGAGAACTTTCGGTAAAGACGTTGCTCCTGTATCAGCGTTCTTCTCCGGCTTCGTTTCTATCATCATTTACTTCTTGTGGCACTTCTTCGGCCGTTGGTTCTCAAAAACCGACTTCATCGCCGACGATGCTTCTTAATTGAAGATTTGAGAAAAATGACGGCTGGCATGACTTGCAGTAGATTGCCAGAAGATCTTAATTACAAATTCTCTAGTAATAGAGGAGGAAATATGAAAATAATTAAAGACAGAGTTGCAAAACTGTCCTTTGTCGCACTGCTGATCACTATGACAGCAGCGATGTTCTACGCTCCAACAGCATCTGCTCACGGTGAAAAGTCTCAAGCGGCTTTCATGCGTATGCGTACCATTCACTGGTTTGACTTGAACTGGTCAGCCGATGAAGTTGCTGTAAACGATACCATGACAATTTCCGGTAAATTCCACGTTTTCGCTGGATGGCCTGAAACTGTTGATAAACCAGAAGTTTCTTTCTTGAACATCGGTATTCCTGGTCCTGTATTTATCCGTGCAGGTTCTTGGATCGGTGGTCAATTGGTTCCTCGTTCTGTATCTTTGGAACTGGGCGAAACTTACGAGTTTAAAGTACTGTTGAAAGCACGTCGCCCAGGCGACTGGCACGTTCACACCATGATGAACGTTCAAGGCGGTGGTCCTATCATTGGACCAGGTAAATGGGTAACCATTACTGGTAAAATGAGCGATTTCGTTAACCCAGTTACTACTCTGACTGGCCAAACGATCGACCTCGAAGACTACGCGCTGGACAACGTTTACTTCTGGCACGCAGTATGGTTTGCCATTGCCCTTGCTTGGGTGATTTTCTGGATCAAACGTCCAATCTTTGTTCCACGTCACATCGCTGTTAGCACTGGTAAAGCAGACTCTTTGATCTCTGCTGGCGACAAAAAAGTTGGCATGATCTTCGGTGTTGGTACTCTGGTTATCGTTGCTGCTTCCATGGGCGCAACCAACGAAAAATACCCCGTAACCACTCCTCTGCAAGCTGGTTTGTTGCGTGGTATGAAGCCTTATCAAATGCCGGAAGCTACTGTTTCTGTCAAAGTTGATGACGCTACCTACCGTGTGCCAGGTCGTGCTATGCAAATGACTCTGACCATCACCAACAATGGTGACTCAGCTGTTCGTTTGGGTGAGTTCAACACTGCTGGCGTTCGTTTCTTGGACTCTTCTGTTCATGAAGACGAAACCGGTTATCCAGATGACTTGTTGGCTGAAGATGGTTTGTCTGTTAGCGACAACAGCCCGATTGCTCCAGGTGAGACTCGTACTGTTGAAGTTACAGCTTCTGACGCTGCTTGGGAAGTATATCGTCTGGCTGACTTGATCTATGACCCAGACAGCCGCTTCGCAGGTCTGATGTTCTTCTGGGACGAAAACGGCAACCGTCAAATGACTATGGTTGACGCTCCTCTGATCCCAACTTTCATCTAATGAAAGAATTCTAGGATAACATCTTAGAATAGGAGGGAAGCCTCCGCTGCCTTCGGGGAGCGGGGGCTTTTTTTTAGCCTTGAGATATTGAAGATAAATCAATGAACTCATCGTTGTTAATGACCTAGTCAAAGATAAATCAAGTCGCGGCATGTTTCCGCAAAAACGATGGGCTTGACTGAACGAACTGGAAGCGAAGCTATTCAGGTAGTAGATACTGACGTAAAGGTTCTTTCAGATGGGGAGAAGGCCGGCACGAAGTGATGAAGTTTGGGGATGCTCCAACGAAAAGGAACTAGTGGGTTTTTACGAAACAGCCAAGATGAAAAGGGTTTTGGAAAAGTTCACCCCGCCAACAAAATCCTGACTGCGAGAAGAACGGCTTTGACAACCAATGTACATAGCGACGAGAATTAAACCATTTCGAACGAAATCAACCCAAAGTGCGCCAAAAATGAAAAAAGTTTTATTAGTGATATTAGCCATATTTGTTGCCGGATGTGCGGAGAAAGGAGAATACGAACAAGCCGTAGCCAAGCAAGTGGCTAACGATAAAGATGTGCAAGACTACAAAATCGATCCTGAAATAATGGTCAAGTGTATAGTCGAGACATCGTCAAAAAAAATGCCGGGTTTCATCGCATTTGATCCAGAACGGCGGAAAGCTTATCAAAACTATGCCATGATGTTGAATTTATACGATGCTAAAGACCCAAAGCAAACGCTGGACGAGTTGCGGGAGACGTTTGGTTCAGCCAAGGACTTGGCGGACGCTCATCGAAACTATGCGGAGAGCATGGTCGATTGCGTCTCGGGTTTGGTCACCAGTGAAGAAGAGCAAATGCACAAATAGGACGTCGATCCTGGAAAAGCGTTAATCACCAAAATTTCAAACAGTTAGGAATGAACCTAAAAATATCAGTAGTTCACGAAAAGCACGAAAGAAATCATTGTGCTATGAACACTTATCGATTTGCCTGTTCTGTGCAGATCTTTAGGATGAAAACTGTTTGCCACTTTTCGTGATTTTCGTGTGTTTCGTGGACCCAATGATTTTTCCAGGATGAACAGGAAAACCTATGCAAGTATTCGGTATAGGTGCGGATTTATCCGTACAGTGCGAATGAATTCGCACTTACCAATGCCGAGATTATTTCCCACATATTCCTTGCCAGCATAAATTACGGCCCTCTATCAGTGAACGCATAACGGTCATGATTCCTGAAGATTCTCGTGTATCGCGTGCTTTTCGTGGGCGACTGCTGTTTTTGCTTGGAAGTTAGCGTAGGAGTGACGCTCTCGTCGCTACGAAGGCGGCGCTCCCACAAAATGCAGTTATTTGCCGAGATGATGCTTGTTAATGTTGTCAGCTTATTTGGAGCAAAATGCTAAGCCGCAATGCCGTTATGTCTGAGCAGTGCATCGATATTGGGGTCACGGCCACGAAAGTTTTTGAACAATGTCATCGCGTCGTTACTGCCGCCTTGCTCCAAAATATTATGCAGGAAGGATGCTCCCGTCGCGCGGTCGAAGATGCCTTTTTCTTCGAATAACGAGAAGGCGTCCGCCGATAAAACCTCCGCCCACTTGTAGCTGTAATAACCCGCCGCGTAACCGCCCGCAAAAATGTGCGAAAAACTATGAGCGAAACGGTTGAACTCAGGCACCTTGACCACGGCAACTTGATCTCGGATTTGCTGCAGGATTTGGTAGATGCGGCCGCCTTTGGCTGGGTCGTAATCGAGATGGATTTTGAAATCGAACAGGCTGAATTCGAGTTGACGCACCATCAGCATGCCAGCCTGGAAGTTTTTGGCGGCCAGCATCTTGTCAAACAGCGCATCCGGCAGCGCTTCGCCGGTTTGGTAATGACCGGAAATCAGCGTCAGCGCCTCTTTTTCCCAGCACCAGTTTTCCATGAACTGACTCGGGAGTTCTACCGCATCCCATTCCACGCCGCTAATGCCGGAAACGCCAAGATAGTCAACTTGCGTCAGCATGTGATGCAGGCCGTGGCCGAATTCGTGAAATAGCGTCTGCACTTCGTCGTGGGTCAGTAGGGCAGGTTCACCGCCAGCCGGTGGCGTAAAGTTGCAAACCAGATAGGCAACCGGAATTTGCACGCCATCGGCCAATTTTTTGCGGCTAATGCAATCATCCATCCAGGCGCCGCCGCGTTTTTTGCCGCGCGCGTATAAGTCTAGGTAAAAACGCCCGCGCAGTTGGTCATGCTGGTCTTTGATTTCGAAGAAGTGCACATCGGGATGCCAGGCGTCGAAATCCGTGATTTCACGAATGTTCAAGCCATATAGCTTTTCGACAATCGCAAACAGGCCGGGAAGCACGCGATTGACCGGAAAATAGGCTTTTACTTCCTCTTGCGATAGTTGGTAAAAATGCTGGCGCATTTTTTCGGAATAATAACCAATGTCCCAGGCTTGTAAGTCATGCAAGCCATGCTCGTCGGCCGCGAACGCCTTTAATTCGGCAAGGTCGCGGCGCGCTTGACGCCAGGATTTGTCCGCCAGATCCTCCAGAAACGCGATTACTTCATGGGTGTTTTCCGCCATCTTGGTTGCCAGAGAGTATTCGGCATAGTTGGCGAAACCCAGCAATTGCGCCTTTTCGTGGCGTAGCGCGAGGATTTTCTCCATGATTTCGGAATTGTCCCATTTACCGGCATTCGGACCTTGATCGGAGGCACGGGTCGAAAAGGCTTCGTAATGCTCCCGGCGTAGTTCGCGATTGTCGGCGTAGGTCATCACGGCCAGATAGGATGGAAATTGCAGGTTGATCAACCAGCCTTGCTTGCCCTCATTCGTTGCGGCTTGTTCGGCTTGAATCAAGGCTGATTCCGGCAGGCCCGCCAAATCTTCGGCGTTGGTTAGTAATTTGCTCCAGGCATTGGTGGCATCGAGCAAATTCTCCTCGTATTGGCTGGAGAGCTTCGATAACTGCTGGCTGATGTCCTTGAAGCGGACTTGTTGCTCGGCGGGAAGATCGACGCCGGACAAATGAAAATCACGCAATGCATTGTCTATGATTTTTTGTTGTGCACGGTCGAGGGAGGAAAACGCGGGGCTATTGCGGATGGCTTGATAGGCTTCAAACAGTGCCCTGTTCTGTCCGACTTCGGTGGCGTATTCGCTAAGTTTGCCGAGACAGGCGTTATAAGCGTCGCGCATCGCGTCGCTGTTGACTACCGAATTCATGTGGCTGACGGGCGACCAGGCCTTGTTCAGGCGATCTTCGGCATTTTCGATCGGCTCTACCAGGTTTTGCCAGGAATAAGGGCCGCCGGAATGCAATTGCCGCGCGATGGTTTGGCGCGCATCGGCCAGCAGTTGATCGATGGCGGGTTCCACATGTTCCGGCAAGATTTTGGAAAATTGTGGCAGTTCGGTGTCTTCTAGCAGTGGATTGGTCATGGGTGTCGACGCTGTATTGAAGGAAAAGAATTAGGATAGCAAA
Proteins encoded:
- the amoC gene encoding bacterial ammonia monooxygenase, subunit AmoC, whose protein sequence is MAATTESVKADAAEAPLLNKRNLTLGVLLYLVFYSFIRWYEGVYGWSAGLDSFAPEFETYWMNMLYIEIVAEVVLFAGINGYIWKTRDRKVMSITPREELRRHFTHWTWLVCYGWAIYWGASYFTEQDGTWHQTIVRDTDFTPSHIIEFYLSYPIYIITGTASFMYAKTRLPTYQEGLHLMYLVVVIGPFMILPNVGLNEWGHTFWFMEELFVAPLHYGFVFFGWAALGILGVLNTEVMAIAKLLKKDLA
- the amoA gene encoding bacterial ammonia monooxygenase, subunit AmoA — its product is MSASQSAVRSRAEAVQVSRTFDWMILFTLFTAVLGGYHIHYMLTGGDWDFWTDWKDRRLWVTVAPIVSITFPAAVQACLWWRYRLPVGATLSVIALMVGEWINRYLNFWGWTYFPVNFVFPSNLLPGAIVLDVILMLGNSMTLTAVVGGLAYGLLFYPGNWPIIAPLHVPVEYNGMMMTLADLQGYHYVRTGTPEYIRMVEKGTLRTFGKDVAPVSAFFSGFVSIIIYFLWHFFGRWFSKTDFIADDAS
- the amoB gene encoding bacterial ammonia monooxygenase, subunit AmoB is translated as MKIIKDRVAKLSFVALLITMTAAMFYAPTASAHGEKSQAAFMRMRTIHWFDLNWSADEVAVNDTMTISGKFHVFAGWPETVDKPEVSFLNIGIPGPVFIRAGSWIGGQLVPRSVSLELGETYEFKVLLKARRPGDWHVHTMMNVQGGGPIIGPGKWVTITGKMSDFVNPVTTLTGQTIDLEDYALDNVYFWHAVWFAIALAWVIFWIKRPIFVPRHIAVSTGKADSLISAGDKKVGMIFGVGTLVIVAASMGATNEKYPVTTPLQAGLLRGMKPYQMPEATVSVKVDDATYRVPGRAMQMTLTITNNGDSAVRLGEFNTAGVRFLDSSVHEDETGYPDDLLAEDGLSVSDNSPIAPGETRTVEVTASDAAWEVYRLADLIYDPDSRFAGLMFFWDENGNRQMTMVDAPLIPTFI
- the prlC gene encoding oligopeptidase A, producing the protein MTNPLLEDTELPQFSKILPEHVEPAIDQLLADARQTIARQLHSGGPYSWQNLVEPIENAEDRLNKAWSPVSHMNSVVNSDAMRDAYNACLGKLSEYATEVGQNRALFEAYQAIRNSPAFSSLDRAQQKIIDNALRDFHLSGVDLPAEQQVRFKDISQQLSKLSSQYEENLLDATNAWSKLLTNAEDLAGLPESALIQAEQAATNEGKQGWLINLQFPSYLAVMTYADNRELRREHYEAFSTRASDQGPNAGKWDNSEIMEKILALRHEKAQLLGFANYAEYSLATKMAENTHEVIAFLEDLADKSWRQARRDLAELKAFAADEHGLHDLQAWDIGYYSEKMRQHFYQLSQEEVKAYFPVNRVLPGLFAIVEKLYGLNIREITDFDAWHPDVHFFEIKDQHDQLRGRFYLDLYARGKKRGGAWMDDCISRKKLADGVQIPVAYLVCNFTPPAGGEPALLTHDEVQTLFHEFGHGLHHMLTQVDYLGVSGISGVEWDAVELPSQFMENWCWEKEALTLISGHYQTGEALPDALFDKMLAAKNFQAGMLMVRQLEFSLFDFKIHLDYDPAKGGRIYQILQQIRDQVAVVKVPEFNRFAHSFSHIFAGGYAAGYYSYKWAEVLSADAFSLFEEKGIFDRATGASFLHNILEQGGSNDAMTLFKNFRGRDPNIDALLRHNGIAA